In Symmachiella dynata, the following are encoded in one genomic region:
- a CDS encoding DUF1501 domain-containing protein, whose product MLEFVDPWAGFHDRVSRREVVTLGGIGALTLTGMAANTAAQESTSRGTAKRLIFLSLFGGPPHQETYDIQEEAPADFRGEFQSIATSQPGFRICEYMPKLAKLAHMYTVIRSMTHPDNGHESAYYALMTGRPYPQPNTANARPAPTDFPNYGSAISYLRPIQKPVPSFVLTGGLISTHIGQTGGFLGQSWAPYVLKQDANEPDFNVPEFKLLDDIPLTRLDRRQGLLDSLSTRDKASKQQPGASNFATYQERAFDILTSARTRAAFNIEAESPATRAAYGDHPFGQNVLLSRRLVEAGVPVVQVNYRNRGDGGLDTHHDNFNICKGHLLPKLDSCISALLIDLEERGLLDETLVVASGEFGRTPRINHNAGRDHWGGCCSLLIAGGGIKRGYLYGSSNRTGAYPATDPIGPWDLYATIMHCCGVDPETMIHDSEGRPHRLCEGTVIDNVLQKS is encoded by the coding sequence ATGCTAGAGTTTGTTGATCCTTGGGCAGGATTCCACGACCGAGTGTCGCGGCGTGAGGTAGTCACGCTGGGTGGAATTGGCGCGCTGACTTTGACCGGCATGGCTGCCAACACAGCAGCTCAAGAATCCACGTCGCGAGGCACCGCGAAGCGATTGATTTTTCTATCGCTCTTCGGCGGACCTCCGCATCAGGAGACTTACGACATCCAGGAAGAGGCTCCGGCGGATTTTCGTGGCGAGTTTCAATCAATCGCCACATCGCAGCCCGGGTTTCGGATTTGTGAATACATGCCCAAGCTGGCTAAGCTGGCGCACATGTATACTGTCATCCGTTCTATGACGCATCCAGACAACGGACACGAGTCGGCTTACTATGCGTTGATGACCGGTCGTCCTTATCCGCAGCCGAACACGGCCAACGCAAGACCCGCTCCGACAGATTTCCCCAACTATGGCTCCGCGATTAGCTACTTGCGGCCAATACAAAAACCGGTTCCCAGTTTTGTGCTCACTGGAGGGTTGATCTCGACACACATCGGCCAAACCGGCGGCTTTCTGGGACAAAGTTGGGCACCTTATGTTCTCAAGCAAGACGCCAATGAGCCGGATTTTAATGTGCCCGAATTTAAGCTATTGGACGACATTCCACTGACGAGACTTGATCGCCGTCAGGGACTGCTCGATAGTTTAAGTACACGCGATAAGGCCTCGAAACAACAACCTGGCGCGAGCAACTTTGCGACCTACCAGGAGCGAGCGTTTGACATTTTGACCAGTGCCCGTACGCGGGCAGCGTTCAATATCGAAGCGGAGTCACCGGCAACGCGGGCCGCCTATGGGGATCATCCTTTTGGTCAGAATGTGTTGTTATCGCGGCGCTTGGTGGAGGCGGGCGTACCCGTTGTGCAGGTGAATTATCGCAATCGGGGTGATGGCGGTCTGGATACGCACCACGACAATTTCAACATCTGCAAGGGCCATTTGCTCCCGAAACTAGATAGTTGCATTTCAGCCTTGCTAATAGACTTGGAAGAACGTGGCCTGCTCGACGAGACGCTGGTCGTGGCTTCAGGGGAATTCGGTCGCACACCAAGAATCAATCACAATGCCGGCCGCGACCACTGGGGTGGCTGTTGCTCGCTATTAATTGCCGGAGGTGGCATCAAGCGGGGATACCTCTATGGATCGTCGAACCGGACGGGCGCTTATCCAGCAACTGACCCGATCGGACCTTGGGATCTGTACGCCACGATCATGCATTGTTGTGGTGTCGACCCTGAAACCATGATTCATGATAGCGAGGGCCGGCCACATCGCCTTTGTGAAGGGACGGTCATCGACAACGTTTTACAGAAATCGTAG
- a CDS encoding PEP-CTERM sorting domain-containing protein: MAFVVGASSWLGLPQQAEAAIISALGGTVTLDGQTGLEWLDMTASTGFGYQEIQAELLPGGQFEGFRLATRNEVRTLWENAGATTIANSGNSSTNYQPGNFPAINALQTLMGAPDAGFNVGFDSIMTYGLSADIIDVLGNDRVAMPGMGVDTAGTLGYATLTQYANPLDASGYSSFGSWLVRDTNLPLVIPIGDGSQSLDLVTGNVWLDMTLSTGLSFQEIQAETAAGGLFESYRLATRAEVGELWEHAGIVDIAASGNSSINYTAANFPGASYLQGLMGAPDAGFNVGFDSIMTYGLSADIIDVLGNDRVAMPGMGVDTAGTLGYATLTQYANPLDASGYSSFGSWLVSDTPISGVFIDQDVVAVPEPSSLALFAIGVIGLGTFARRARRFR; this comes from the coding sequence ATGGCATTCGTGGTCGGCGCCTCCAGTTGGCTGGGCCTCCCCCAGCAGGCGGAGGCTGCCATCATTAGCGCACTGGGTGGAACAGTGACGCTCGATGGTCAGACCGGCCTCGAATGGCTCGACATGACGGCCTCGACCGGCTTTGGCTACCAGGAGATCCAGGCCGAACTGCTGCCCGGTGGGCAGTTTGAGGGCTTTCGACTGGCGACGCGTAACGAGGTGCGCACGCTCTGGGAGAACGCCGGCGCCACGACCATCGCGAACAGCGGCAACTCGTCGACCAACTATCAGCCTGGGAATTTTCCGGCGATCAATGCGCTCCAGACCCTGATGGGCGCGCCCGACGCTGGTTTCAACGTTGGGTTTGACTCGATCATGACCTATGGTTTGTCGGCGGACATTATCGATGTGCTGGGCAATGACCGCGTCGCGATGCCTGGTATGGGCGTCGACACGGCGGGGACGTTGGGGTATGCAACGCTCACTCAGTACGCCAACCCACTCGATGCGAGCGGCTACTCGAGCTTCGGCTCCTGGTTGGTGCGCGACACCAATCTGCCGCTGGTCATTCCGATTGGTGACGGTTCGCAATCACTGGACTTGGTGACGGGCAATGTGTGGCTCGACATGACTCTATCCACTGGGCTCAGCTTCCAGGAAATACAGGCGGAAACAGCGGCAGGCGGCTTGTTCGAAAGTTATCGGCTCGCGACGCGCGCCGAGGTGGGGGAACTTTGGGAGCATGCGGGCATCGTCGATATTGCGGCGAGTGGCAACAGCTCTATCAACTACACGGCCGCTAACTTTCCGGGCGCCTCGTATTTGCAAGGCTTGATGGGCGCGCCCGACGCTGGTTTCAACGTTGGATTCGACTCGATCATGACCTATGGCTTGTCGGCCGACATCATCGATGTGCTGGGCAATGACCGCGTCGCGATGCCTGGTATGGGCGTCGACACCGCAGGGACGTTGGGGTATGCAACGCTCACTCAGTACGCCAACCCACTCGATGCGAGCGGCTACTCGAGCTTCGGCTCTTGGCTCGTTAGCGACACACCGATCTCGGGTGTCTTCATCGATCAAGACGTAGTCGCCGTCCCTGAGCCTTCGTCACTTGCGTTGTTCGCGATCGGTGTGATCGGCCTTGGCACGTTCGCTCGACGTGCCCGACGCTTCCGTTGA
- a CDS encoding phytase yields MKTDDMHLQADEYYGARRTDGWLVFCLATALLVVGTLPVDVLAVESTVVLRGADSVDQDDMCFWLNKKDPSKSTVITSDKSGDSLFVYDLQGDLLQKVSMPKPGNIDIRSDFPLGENRVDIVAVNQREDGYQLRVFQVDPATRLLTRIDGGIPTGPNYGGCLYHSRKSDRFYFICTSDSGTLEQYELTASTDGKTVTGTKVRHWKLGKCEGAVADDEHGVVYIGEENKGVWKLNAEPDGATPGQLVIEIGQNKLQGDIEGLTLYRSEGGGGYLIVSDQGRNTFMVYERGDSNRYVGQFMIDGVQETDGIEVLSIGLGDHFPDGVFACHNGADPEPHPVVLTPWTNIKAQLKSR; encoded by the coding sequence ATGAAGACTGACGATATGCATCTCCAAGCGGACGAATACTACGGGGCACGACGAACAGATGGTTGGCTGGTATTTTGTCTAGCAACTGCGCTGCTTGTGGTTGGGACACTACCGGTCGACGTATTGGCTGTTGAATCAACTGTCGTTTTGCGTGGTGCTGACTCGGTCGATCAGGATGACATGTGTTTTTGGCTGAACAAGAAGGACCCATCAAAAAGTACCGTGATCACGTCGGATAAAAGCGGCGATTCCCTGTTTGTGTATGATCTGCAAGGCGATTTACTACAAAAGGTCAGTATGCCGAAGCCGGGGAATATCGATATCCGCAGTGATTTTCCACTCGGCGAGAATCGCGTTGATATTGTAGCGGTCAATCAGCGTGAGGATGGATATCAGCTGAGGGTCTTTCAGGTTGATCCGGCAACGCGTCTGCTGACGCGCATCGATGGCGGGATCCCGACAGGACCAAACTACGGCGGTTGCCTATATCACAGCCGGAAGAGTGATCGATTTTACTTCATCTGCACCTCCGATTCAGGCACGCTCGAACAGTATGAGTTAACCGCTTCTACCGATGGAAAAACCGTGACGGGAACAAAAGTCCGTCATTGGAAACTCGGAAAGTGCGAGGGAGCCGTTGCCGACGACGAGCACGGAGTGGTGTACATCGGCGAGGAAAATAAGGGCGTGTGGAAACTCAATGCGGAACCCGATGGTGCGACGCCTGGTCAATTGGTAATTGAAATCGGACAGAACAAGCTTCAGGGGGATATCGAAGGTCTCACCCTTTATCGCTCGGAGGGTGGTGGTGGCTATCTGATCGTCTCGGATCAGGGCCGCAATACCTTTATGGTTTACGAACGAGGCGACAGCAACCGTTACGTCGGGCAATTTATGATCGATGGCGTTCAGGAGACGGATGGAATCGAAGTCCTGAGTATTGGTCTGGGAGATCACTTTCCCGATGGGGTGTTTGCCTGTCACAACGGCGCTGATCCGGAACCGCATCCCGTTGTGTTGACACCTTGGACAAACATCAAAGCCCAGCTGAAATCACGCTGA
- a CDS encoding DUF1559 domain-containing protein: MLNRKNRVKGFTLIELLVVIAIIAILIALLLPAVQQAREAARRTQCRNNLKQLSLAMHNYHDVYGSFPPGLIADPCDDMCATQFPGAGYAGNDTDGFSWGAYLLPYVEQTALYNAIDVNGISGRFEAGIPEARVSLRAFKCPTSTLPSQVQAITINGTESGSYYGDGIIVNFADDPSDFPVSTPPEMVGYPTSDYKGNVGFTDQGVFIKLEDSIGDRSSPAVVQIKHITDGTSNTLAIGESSYMNDPESWPLALGAMLEDESVLAKTDANAIPNTTFDDDSFMSFHTGGVFFALCDGSARFISEDIDAQVYFNLGERNDGNVLGEF, encoded by the coding sequence ATGCTCAATCGAAAAAACCGCGTCAAAGGCTTTACGCTGATCGAGTTGCTGGTGGTGATCGCGATCATCGCGATCTTGATCGCTCTGTTGCTTCCCGCTGTACAGCAGGCACGTGAAGCGGCCCGTCGCACGCAGTGCCGAAACAACCTGAAGCAACTCTCGTTGGCAATGCACAACTACCATGACGTCTATGGATCATTTCCTCCCGGTCTTATTGCTGACCCTTGCGATGATATGTGTGCCACCCAATTTCCGGGTGCCGGATATGCGGGTAACGACACGGATGGATTCTCGTGGGGGGCCTACCTGTTGCCGTACGTCGAGCAGACCGCCTTGTACAACGCAATTGATGTCAACGGAATTTCAGGCCGGTTTGAAGCCGGGATTCCCGAGGCCAGAGTTTCACTGCGTGCGTTCAAGTGTCCCACCTCGACGCTCCCTTCCCAGGTCCAGGCGATAACCATCAATGGAACTGAATCGGGTAGCTATTACGGCGACGGCATTATTGTGAATTTTGCCGATGACCCCAGCGACTTTCCCGTCTCGACCCCTCCCGAAATGGTGGGCTACCCGACGTCTGACTACAAAGGCAACGTGGGGTTCACTGACCAGGGGGTTTTCATCAAACTGGAAGATTCAATTGGGGATCGGAGTAGCCCGGCGGTCGTTCAAATCAAACACATCACTGACGGCACGAGCAACACACTCGCCATTGGTGAGTCGTCCTACATGAACGATCCGGAGTCGTGGCCGCTGGCACTCGGTGCCATGCTGGAAGACGAATCGGTGCTCGCCAAGACCGATGCGAATGCGATCCCGAACACCACGTTCGACGACGACTCGTTCATGAGTTTCCATACCGGGGGAGTCTTCTTCGCCCTGTGCGACGGAAGTGCTCGATTCATCAGTGAAGACATCGATGCACAGGTCTATTTCAACCTCGGTGAGCGCAACGATGGCAACGTGCTGGGCGAATTCTAA
- a CDS encoding alpha/beta hydrolase has protein sequence MRTFIAVCLLLVPTIAVAEDTGVSITPDVVYGHKDGLALTFDVFTPKHDAKGIGILFMVSGGWYSHWAPPEQVQGLFKPLTDKGFTVFAVRHGSSPRYGIPDAVSDVRRSVRFIRKNADKYKIDPNRLGVFGMSAGGHLSLMLGTTADEGNPDDKAPVGRFSDRVQAVVAFVAPTDLTIMVKDHPQRLPAYANFPALDLGMKEAESHSPLKYVTPDDAPTLLLAGAKDALVPIDHSRKIQAEFDAKKIPNQLIEYENSGHGFVPEDMQQAVTEMAAWFEKHLAEQ, from the coding sequence ATGCGGACGTTCATCGCGGTTTGCTTGCTGCTCGTTCCGACGATCGCTGTTGCTGAGGATACCGGCGTGAGCATTACGCCCGACGTCGTGTACGGCCACAAGGACGGCCTCGCGCTGACGTTTGACGTATTCACGCCAAAGCACGACGCAAAAGGCATTGGAATTCTGTTTATGGTCAGCGGTGGGTGGTACTCGCATTGGGCGCCCCCGGAGCAAGTGCAGGGACTTTTCAAGCCGCTGACCGACAAAGGATTCACGGTCTTCGCGGTCCGGCATGGGAGCAGTCCGCGTTACGGGATTCCCGATGCCGTCTCCGACGTTCGCCGCAGCGTCCGTTTCATTCGCAAAAACGCCGACAAGTACAAGATTGATCCGAATCGCCTGGGCGTGTTTGGTATGAGCGCGGGAGGACACCTATCCTTGATGCTCGGCACAACGGCCGACGAAGGAAACCCGGACGACAAGGCCCCCGTCGGTAGATTCAGCGACCGGGTGCAGGCCGTTGTGGCGTTTGTGGCTCCCACCGATTTGACGATTATGGTGAAAGACCACCCGCAGCGATTACCAGCTTACGCGAATTTCCCGGCGCTCGATCTGGGGATGAAGGAAGCGGAAAGTCATTCCCCCTTGAAGTATGTCACTCCCGACGACGCCCCGACACTCTTGCTTGCCGGGGCAAAGGACGCCCTCGTGCCGATCGACCATAGCCGTAAGATTCAAGCGGAGTTCGATGCTAAGAAAATTCCAAACCAATTGATCGAGTATGAAAACTCGGGACACGGCTTCGTACCAGAGGACATGCAGCAAGCCGTTACGGAAATGGCTGCTTGGTTCGAGAAACACCTCGCCGAACAGTAA
- a CDS encoding DUF1501 domain-containing protein, producing MARMNHVNRRQLLRVGLTGFTGLTLPGLYRARAESNPTAPASETAIILVWLRGGQSHLDTFDMKPLAPSDYRGPFNPVDTNVPGIQITELYPRLSQCADRFALLRSVAHNAGGHPSGSLRVLGGDPATADKTTPTYPDWMSIASYLRHNSTQQLPNYIAINPVDRYDSFQIAGPAYLGPSYEPFQVTGDPNKPEFTVPNVGLRDPNATRRLNERGELRRNIDRMRRDIDQTGLMRAFDDFDAQALRLLSSPEAARAFDLSLEADKLRDRYGRNLWGQQCLMARRLVEAGVDIVATEFDGPLCGRVANWDDHAVNHHVFDANAYRAPFFDQAISALIEDVYDRGLDKRVMVVVTGEFGRTPRISHVASSGGGVASAPKGTVQPGRDHWPRANTMLFAGGGIQTGQVIGATDARGEDPISRHVTPYDFLMTIFHHLGFDHVQLGLKSFAGRRNPIFTKGDPIRELSRTA from the coding sequence ATGGCGAGAATGAATCATGTGAACCGTCGTCAACTTTTGCGAGTTGGCTTGACCGGTTTCACCGGCCTAACATTGCCCGGTTTATATCGTGCTCGAGCCGAATCGAATCCCACGGCTCCGGCATCCGAAACCGCAATCATTCTGGTCTGGCTACGCGGCGGGCAAAGTCATCTCGACACATTTGATATGAAGCCGCTGGCCCCTTCCGACTATCGCGGGCCGTTCAACCCGGTCGATACGAACGTGCCTGGCATACAGATTACGGAACTCTACCCGCGCCTGTCACAATGTGCCGATCGATTCGCATTGTTACGGTCGGTGGCTCACAACGCCGGCGGACATCCTTCGGGGTCATTGCGCGTCCTGGGCGGAGATCCCGCGACTGCTGACAAAACGACGCCGACCTATCCGGACTGGATGTCGATCGCAAGCTATCTGCGTCACAATTCTACGCAACAGCTTCCCAACTATATCGCTATCAATCCGGTCGACCGTTACGATTCGTTTCAAATCGCCGGCCCGGCGTATCTGGGGCCCTCCTACGAACCGTTTCAGGTGACGGGCGATCCGAACAAACCGGAGTTTACCGTACCCAACGTTGGGCTACGTGATCCCAACGCAACGCGGCGTCTCAACGAACGGGGCGAACTGAGACGCAATATCGATCGTATGCGGCGTGATATTGACCAGACCGGACTGATGCGTGCCTTTGACGATTTTGACGCACAGGCACTACGACTGCTATCCAGCCCCGAAGCGGCCCGAGCGTTCGACCTTTCGTTGGAAGCGGACAAGCTCCGCGACCGCTACGGACGCAACTTATGGGGACAGCAATGTCTGATGGCGCGACGACTCGTTGAAGCGGGGGTCGATATTGTGGCCACGGAATTCGATGGCCCGTTGTGCGGACGTGTCGCCAACTGGGATGATCACGCCGTCAACCATCACGTGTTTGATGCCAATGCCTATCGCGCCCCGTTCTTCGATCAAGCCATTTCTGCGTTGATCGAAGACGTCTATGACCGCGGGCTCGACAAGCGGGTCATGGTCGTTGTCACGGGTGAGTTTGGACGTACGCCGCGAATTTCACATGTTGCCAGCAGCGGCGGCGGAGTCGCCAGCGCGCCGAAAGGAACGGTTCAGCCCGGCCGCGATCACTGGCCGCGGGCCAACACCATGCTGTTTGCAGGGGGTGGAATTCAAACTGGCCAGGTGATCGGCGCCACAGATGCGCGGGGTGAAGACCCGATATCTCGACATGTCACGCCCTACGATTTTCTGATGACGATATTTCATCACCTCGGTTTCGACCACGTGCAACTCGGGCTTAAAAGCTTTGCCGGGCGGCGAAATCCAATTTTTACTAAAGGCGACCCGATTCGAGAACTGTCGCGTACTGCCTAG
- a CDS encoding helix-turn-helix domain-containing protein, protein MRIERAKFLLASTSFTIAEVATQVGFTNVQYLSRVFRKKAGLTPSAFRHQFCETRVSATD, encoded by the coding sequence GTGCGCATCGAGCGAGCCAAGTTCCTGCTTGCGTCGACTTCATTTACAATCGCGGAAGTAGCAACTCAGGTTGGATTTACGAATGTGCAATACCTGTCGCGCGTATTCCGAAAGAAAGCCGGACTGACTCCGTCCGCATTTCGTCATCAATTTTGCGAAACTCGTGTCTCCGCTACGGATTGA
- a CDS encoding alkaline phosphatase PhoX, which yields MATFNASKSSLEHSTIPRRTFLHALGGLGVSGTLGEFLKRSAYGKSDYTIAGYGPLQPVADQTTGLKLLQLPEGFRYLSFGWNGDVMADGGLTPGVHDGMGIIGEQDGVITMCRNHELKAKSGPFGTDAIRYDPEAGGGCSLLTFDANDGSWLEAKPALAGTVKNCAGGTTPWGTWLTCEESVLGPGGVDGDERFDFQRDHGWIFEVTADGAASPVPLKAMGRFVHEAVAVDPVNGFVYETEDRGTAGFYRFKPNEPGKLAAGGQLEMLKVPGVGDLRRGVKVGQQFDVDWVAIEDVERAHSPKGSGGDNPAGDELGVFMQGKMQGGATFARLEGCWWGNDLVYIVSTSGGEKDLGQVWQYDPRNNRLKLIFESPDSSVVDSPDNICVSPRGGLVLCEDGDVIPQHLRGMTQDGRIFPFAANNVVLHGEHNNIRGDFRGGEWAGANFSKDGQWLFANIQDPGITFAITGPWGNELL from the coding sequence ATGGCTACATTCAATGCGTCAAAGTCTTCTTTAGAACACTCGACAATCCCGCGTAGGACGTTCCTACACGCATTAGGGGGCTTGGGAGTCTCCGGAACTCTTGGTGAATTTCTGAAGCGCTCCGCTTACGGAAAATCAGATTACACGATCGCTGGCTACGGCCCGCTGCAACCAGTTGCGGATCAAACGACGGGACTCAAACTACTGCAGCTTCCCGAAGGCTTCCGTTATTTGTCGTTTGGTTGGAACGGTGATGTGATGGCCGACGGGGGCCTGACACCGGGTGTACACGACGGAATGGGGATCATCGGCGAGCAAGACGGCGTGATCACGATGTGCCGGAATCACGAGTTGAAAGCCAAGTCCGGTCCTTTTGGAACGGATGCCATCCGTTACGACCCTGAGGCGGGCGGCGGATGTTCGTTGTTGACCTTCGATGCGAACGATGGAAGCTGGCTCGAAGCGAAACCGGCATTGGCAGGGACTGTCAAGAACTGCGCGGGAGGAACAACCCCTTGGGGCACTTGGCTGACTTGTGAGGAATCGGTCCTCGGTCCGGGAGGAGTCGATGGCGACGAACGCTTCGATTTCCAGCGCGACCACGGTTGGATCTTTGAGGTTACTGCCGATGGTGCGGCATCTCCTGTTCCTCTCAAAGCGATGGGCCGATTTGTTCATGAGGCGGTCGCAGTCGATCCGGTGAACGGATTCGTCTACGAGACAGAAGACCGAGGAACCGCGGGGTTTTATCGCTTCAAACCCAATGAACCCGGGAAGCTTGCCGCAGGCGGGCAACTGGAAATGCTCAAGGTGCCTGGTGTTGGGGATCTTCGTCGCGGAGTCAAAGTGGGGCAACAATTCGATGTCGATTGGGTTGCGATTGAGGACGTCGAACGAGCGCATTCCCCAAAAGGCAGCGGTGGCGACAATCCCGCAGGGGACGAGTTGGGTGTCTTCATGCAAGGGAAGATGCAGGGCGGCGCGACATTCGCCCGCCTTGAAGGCTGCTGGTGGGGTAATGATCTAGTTTACATCGTCTCGACCTCTGGTGGTGAAAAAGATCTCGGACAGGTCTGGCAATACGATCCGCGCAACAACCGCTTGAAACTCATCTTCGAGTCTCCCGACTCAAGCGTCGTCGACAGTCCGGACAATATTTGCGTGAGCCCGCGCGGAGGTCTAGTGCTCTGCGAAGATGGCGACGTCATCCCGCAACACCTGCGTGGCATGACCCAGGATGGTCGGATTTTCCCATTTGCCGCCAACAATGTCGTGCTTCACGGTGAGCACAACAATATCCGCGGCGATTTTCGAGGTGGAGAATGGGCGGGAGCCAACTTCTCCAAAGATGGACAATGGCTCTTCGCCAACATCCAAGATCCTGGAATCACGTTTGCGATTACCGGTCCCTGGGGAAATGAGTTGCTGTGA
- a CDS encoding formylglycine-generating enzyme family protein, whose protein sequence is MTPRLTRINSKDRTTLIHIPGGEFIMGSDEFSVERPPHRVRVSPFWMGRTVVSNAQYRQFLKETNGTPSEYNNKALYDHPDQPVVGVSWEEAAAYCRWAGGRLPREAEWEFAARGSDGRRYPWGDEEPNPSRAVYGRILGKGGKPEVVGATPGDVSPFGILDMAGNVMEWCNDWYGPYPTHSESPLIDPIGPAAGAKRIMRGGCWNFQSTSLRATGRWPTVPSLQRGTEHIGIRLVVDVDARHDG, encoded by the coding sequence ATGACACCGCGACTCACACGGATAAACAGCAAAGATCGCACGACGCTGATCCACATTCCCGGTGGTGAATTCATCATGGGAAGTGATGAGTTTTCCGTTGAGCGACCGCCACATCGCGTGCGGGTTTCGCCGTTTTGGATGGGGCGAACCGTAGTCAGCAACGCACAATATCGACAGTTCCTGAAAGAAACAAACGGGACGCCATCGGAGTATAATAACAAAGCACTCTATGATCACCCGGACCAACCGGTGGTGGGAGTGAGCTGGGAAGAAGCGGCGGCATATTGTCGTTGGGCCGGCGGTCGTCTGCCGCGCGAAGCGGAGTGGGAATTCGCAGCACGTGGCAGTGACGGAAGGCGCTACCCGTGGGGAGATGAAGAGCCCAACCCAAGCCGGGCAGTTTACGGTCGCATCTTGGGCAAGGGAGGGAAACCGGAGGTGGTGGGGGCGACGCCCGGGGATGTCAGTCCCTTTGGGATCCTGGACATGGCGGGGAACGTCATGGAATGGTGCAACGATTGGTACGGTCCTTATCCGACTCATTCCGAATCACCGCTGATCGATCCGATCGGGCCTGCCGCGGGGGCCAAACGAATCATGCGGGGCGGTTGCTGGAACTTCCAGTCCACATCCTTACGGGCAACTGGGCGGTGGCCAACCGTCCCCTCACTGCAAAGGGGAACAGAACATATTGGCATTCGTTTGGTCGTTGATGTCGATGCTCGGCATGATGGGTAA